The nucleotide window TGAGGGCAGCGAGCACCGTTTCGTGGTACGGCTGCGCCAGCGGCGTGAGCGGCAGGCGAATGCCCGACGCGATCATGCCCATCTGTTGCAGCGCCCATTTCACGGGGATCGGATTGGCTTCGACAAACATGGCACGGTGCAATTCGAACAGCTTGAATTGCCATTCCCGGGCCTTGGCCACGTCGCCGGCCAGCGCGGCCGCGCACAGTTCGTGCATCGCGCGCGGTGCCACGTTGGCGGTGACCGAGATATTACCCTGTCCGCCCATGAGCATCAGCGCCACGGCGGTCAGGTCGTCGCCGCTGTACACGGCGAAGCTCTTCGGGGCGCGCCGGATCAGGTCGATGCCGCGATCCAGGTTGCCGGTGGCGTCTTTCACGCCGATGATGCCGGGCACCTGCGCCAGACGCAGCAGCGTTTCATTGCTGGCGTCGGCGACCGTGCGGCCGGGCACGTTGTAGAGAATCACCGGAAGCTCGACGGCTTCGGCGATCGCGCGGAAGTGCTGGTACTGCCCTTCCTGCGTCGGCTTGTTGTAGTACGGCACGACCTGCAGCGATGCGTCCGCACCGACCTGCTTCGCATGCTTCGTGAGTTCGATGGCCTCGGCGGTCGAGTTTCCGCCCGTACCGGCGATCACCGGCACCTTGCGGCCGCGCGACTTGCCGGCCTCGGCGGTTTGCTGCACGGCGATCTCGATGAGTTCGCAATGCTCTTCGACGTTGACGGTCGGCGATTCGCCCGACGTACCGACGATCACAATGCCGTCCGTGCCTTCGTCGACATGCCAGTTGATCAGGTTGCGCAGGGCTTCACGGTCAAGGCTGCCGTCCTCTGCCATCGGCGTGACAATCGCGACAATACTGCCTTGAATCGGAGTTTGGGTAGTCATGGTTGATCGAACAATTCAGCGATAAGGGTGGATTGTAGCGGATTACGAAGCCGCCTCGTACAGCGCGGCGCTGGCGGGGTTTTCCCCGGGGACCGCGCGCGTGGCGCACAGACGCTGCACGCAGGCCGCGCGCGGCGCCGGCAGCGTGACATCCTCGAAGCCCGCCACTCGCAAGTTCGCCTCACCCGCGAGATCGAGCAATTCGCCCGGTGCCAGCAGAAACAGCGGGTTGGACGGCTTCCCGTACTTTTCGTTTCCCTGCGCGAAGGTCTCGTAAATCAGCACCCCGCCCGGCGCAACGCTGGCGCCAATGGTGCCGAACAGCGGCCGGTGCAGGTAGTTCGTGACGATCACCGCGTCGAACGTTTCCCCCGCGGCGAACGGCCACGGCGCGCCTTCGAGATCGGCCGCGAGCGTCGTGACGTTTGCGAGCGTTGACATGGTGGCAAGCGCCGCCGCGTCGCGATCGACGGCCGTCACACGAGCGCCGCGCGCGGCCAGCCATCGCGCGTGGCGCCCCTGGCCGCACGCCAGGTCGAGCACGCGGGCGCCGGACGCGATCAGATGCGCCCAACGCACGACCCACGCTGACGGCGCACCCGTGCCATGCATCGTCCCCACCACGGCCGAATCCGTCATGAATACTGAAGTCCCATGGCTTCGCGCACGTCGCGCATGATTTCCTGCGCCGACTTACGGGCTTTTTCACAGCCGTCTGCCACAATGGCGCGCAGCAGCGACGGATCGTCCATGTACTTCTGTGCACGCTCGAGCATGGGTTGCTGCTCACGCAAAATGCCTTCGATCACTGGCTGCTTGCACTCGATGCAACCGATTCCGGCGCTGCGACAGCCCTTTTGCACCCATTCGCGCGTGTCGTCGTCGCTGTAGACCTGATGCAACTGCCACACCGGGCACTTGTCCGGATCCCCCGGATCGGTGCGACGCACGCGCGCGGGGTCGGTGGGCATCGTGCGCACCTTCTTCGTGATCGATTCTGCGTCTTCGCGCAGGCCGATGGTGTTGTTGTAAGACTTCGACATTTTCTGGCCGTCGAGCCCCGGCATGCGGGATGCCGGCGTGAGCAGCGCCTGCGGCTCGACGAGAATCAGCTTGCGCGCGCCCTCGAGATAGCCGAACAGCCGCTCGCGGTCGCCCATCGACAGCGACTGGGACTCGGAGAGCATCGCGCGTGCCTGCTCCAGCGCCTCCTCGTCGCCCTGCTCCTGGTACCCGGTACGCAGTTCCAGATACAGCTTCGCGCGCTTGCTGCCCAGCTTTTTCGCCGCTGCCAGCGCCTTCTCCTCGAATCCCGCCTCGCGGCCATAAAGGTAGTTGAAACGACGCGCGATTTCGCGTGTCATCTCGACGTGCGGCACCTGATCCTCGCCCACCGGCACATGCAGCGCGCGATAAAGCAGGATGTCGGCCGCCATCAGCACAGGGTAGCCAAGGAAGCCGTAGGTCGAGAGGTCCTTTTCCCTGAGCTTCTCGATCTGCTCCTTGTACGTCGGCACACGTTCGAGCCAACCCAGCGGCGTGCTCATGCCGATCAGCAGGGCCAGTTCGGCGTGCTCGGGCACCTTGCTCTGGATGAACAACGTCGCCTGATTCGGATCGATCCCCGCGGCAAGCCAGTCGATGAGTACGTCCCACACGTTCTGCTCGATGACTTCCGGCGTTTCGTAGTGCGTGGTGAGCGCGTGCCAGTCGACCACACAGAAGTAGCACGGATACTCCGACTGAAGCTGAATCCAGTTCTTGAGCACGCCGTGGTAGTGACCGAGGTGCAGACGACCGGTCGGTCGCATGCCGGAGAAAACGCGTTCGGGGTACATGGTCTCGTTATCTTGTGCAAATACGTCAGGAAATCAGCGACATCAGCGGCGTGAGCATCCACACGATCAAGTCGCGGCCCCACTGGATGAGCGGCCACAACCACACGCGGCCGAGTACGCCACTGACCACCAGCGCCATCACGATGAAAAAGCCGAAGGGCTCCACGCGCGAGAGCGTATAGGCCGCACGCGCGGGCAGCAGCGACACCAGCACGCGGCCGCCGTCGAGCGGCGGCACGGGAAACAGGTTGAACATGCACATCACGAGGTTCACCAGCAATCCCGCCTGCGCCATCATCATGAAGAACGGCTCGTGCACGCCGGCCGCCTGCAGGCCGAGGCCGAACACGGCCCAGAGAATCGCCTGAGCGAAGTTGCACAGCGGACCGGCGAGCGCCACCCAGATCGTATCGACGCGCGGATTTCGCAGACTGCCGAACGCCACCGGCACCGGCTTTGCGTACCCGAAAAGGAATGCGCCGCTCGTCATGAAATAAAGTGCGAGCGGCACGAGCACCGTGCCGATCGGATCGATGTGCTTGAGCGGATTGAGCGTCACCCGCCCCATCAGGAAGGCCGTTGGATCGCCGAAATACTTCGCGACGTAGCCGTGGGCCGCCTCGTGCAAAGTGATTGCGAAGAGAACGGGGAGCGCGTAGACCGCAACGGTCTGGATCAGGTCTGCATTCATAGCCGGCTATTGTAGCAAGCCGGCCTGCGCGCCAGTATTACCGCGTGTTGCAACGTGCGGCGGACCACGTCCGTCACGACAGGCCGAACGGCGCGAGCGAACCCCGTCCGCGACGCAGCACCTCCGGCGGCGTGACGGTCAGATCCACCACGGTCGACGGCTCCTTCGGGCAGGCGCCGCCATCGATGACCAGGTCAAGTTGCTTTTCTAGCCGCTCGCGGATCTCCTCGGGGTCATTCATCGGCTCGGTTTCACCCGGCAGAATCAGCGTGGTGGCCAGCAGCGGCTGGCCCAGCGCCTCGAGCAATGCCAGCGTGATCGCATGCTCCGGCACGCGCAGGCCGATGGTCTTTCGCGACGGATGCGAGAGGCGCCGCGGCACTTCCTTCGTTGCCTCGAGTATGAACACATACGGCCCCGGCGTGGTCGCCTTGATCAGGCGGTACTGCCGGTTGTCGACGAGGGCGAACTCGGCCAACTCCGACAGATCACGCACGAGCAGCGACAACATTTGCTTCTCGTCGAGTCCGCGAATGCGGCGCAGGCGATCCACGGCCTGCTTGTCGTCGATGTGACAGGCGAGCGCATAGCTCGAATCGGTCGGCATCGCCACGATGCCGCCCTTGTCGATGATCTGGGCGGCTTGCTTGATGAGTCGTGACTGCGGATTTTCCGGATGGATCTGGAAGAATTGCGACATGGCGTCGTGAAGTTACTGCCAACGGCTCCAGATGGGCGTGAGGTCGTCGGGCAACGGCGGCAGCTTGCCGAGTAGCGCACGGCTCTCGGTCGGTCCATGAAAGTCCGAGCCGCGCGACGCCAGAAAACCGTACTGACGCGCGACGTCGGCATACTCGCGGTATTGCTCCGGCGTATGACTGCCGGTGATCACTTCGATCGCCTCGCCGCCCAGCGCCTGGAAGCGGTCGAACAGCGCCCCGAATTCGAGCGGCGAGAACTTGTAGCGCCCGGGGTGGGCCACGACGGCAATCCCACCCGCGCCGAGAATCCATTGCACGGACTCCTCCAGCGTCGCCCAACGATGCGGCACAAAGCCCGGGCGGCCCTCGGCGAGATATTTCGTGAACACGTCCGACACCGATGCGCATTTGCCGATTTCCACCAGATAGCGCGCGAAATGCGTGCGTGAAATCAGGTCCGGGTTGCCGACGTAACGCAAAGCGCCCTCATAGGCGTTCGGGATACCCGCCGCGGCCAGTTGATCGCTCATCTGCTGGGCACGCGTGGCCCGTCCGCCGCGCGTGGCGGCCAGTCCGTCGATCAGCGTGGGATTGTCGGGGTCGATGTTCAGCCCGACGATATGCACCGTGCGATTTGCCCACGTGATCGAGATTTCCACGCCGCTCACGTAGCGCATGCCCAGTGCCTGAGCGGCCGCACGCGCCTCGCGCTGTCCGCCGACTTCGTCATGGTCGGTCAGCGACCACAGGTCGACGCCGGCCTCGAACGCGATCTGCGCCACTTCCGACGGCGCGAGCGTGCCGTCCGACACCCTGGAATGACAATGAAGATCCGCGTTGAGCATGATGTGCCGCCGGGCAATGCGACGTCCGATCGACCAGACACCGGCGCGTGACGTAGTAATGACGGCTTCATTCTACCGCTCAAGTGCACTCGACGCGAGTGACCCGCCGACGCCCTTGCCTACGTTGCGCAGAAGTCGTCGATCAGCCGCGCGACTTCCTCGGGCTGATCGTGATGCAGCATGTGGCCGGCGTCGGCCACGAAGGCCTCCGTCAAATTCGGAAAGACCTCGAAACGCGCGCGAAAGACGTCCTTGCCCTGCGCTCCGGCGAAGTGCTGCAGCACGTCGGACTCCGTCGCCTCGACGTGCAACACCGGCGCGCTCACATTGCCCCATACGGCCTGGGCTTCCTCGAGTCGGTAAGGATACGGATTCGCCATCTTGTGCGCGGCATCGGCAAGCAGATGCCATTGACCGTCGGCAGCCCGTCGCGCCCAGCGTTGCGCGAGCCAGGCCGCGCGCTCCGGCGTGAGGCGCGGGTTGGTCCGGCGCAGTCGGGCGGCCACGTCGTCGAGCGACGCGTACGCCCGCAGCGTGGGCGGTGCCTGCAGGTCGTCGAGCCAGCGGCCCAACTGGCGGATGGCGGCGGTGGCCGGCGCAGGCGGCAAACCGAAGCCTTCGAGGTTCACGAGGCGGCGCACGCGCGCGGGGCGCACCCCCGCATACAGACAGGCGACATTGCCGCCCATGCTGTGTCCGATCAGATTGATGGCCTCGCCGGGCTCGGCGTACACGTCGAGCAGCGCCTCCAGGTCGGCCAGATAGTCCGGGAACCAGTAGCTCTCGCTGCGCCCCTCGGCCACGGGCCAGTCGGTGAGGCCGAAGCCGCGCCAGTCGGGTGCGAGCAAGTGCCAGCGCCGGGCCAGCGTCTGCGCGACAAACTGGAACGACGCCGAAACGTCCATCCAGCCATGCAGGAGAAACAGCTTGGGTGCACCGGGCGTGCCCCATTGCCGGACATGATGGCGCAGACCGCGCACGGTCAGGAACTCGGATCGCGAATCAAGCATGACGCTCACGGATACTGAAGATCGAAACGATTGAGGAACGTCGAGTATATCGGCTGCACCGCGGCATCAAAAATGACGCTACGCGCCCGCCTGGAGTGCGGCGAGTTCGGCGTCGTCGAATCCCGCGGCGCGGCGCGCTTCCAGGTTGAATGGCCCGCGCAGGCGCGGTGCGTTGTACTGGGCCGCCAACCGGGCATACGTCGCGATCGGCTCGCAACCCGCACGCTCGCAGCCCCAGCGATACCAGCGATTGCCGATGGCGACGTGGCCGATTTCGTCGCGCAGGATGATATCGAGGATCGCCGCACCGGCGCTGTCGCCCGCGCCGGCCAGCTTGGCCTTGATGGGCGGGCTGGCATCGAGGCCGCGCGCCTCGAGCGTGCGCGGCACCAGCGCCAGACGCGCCAGCCAGTCGCCCGAGGTGCGGCGCGCCATCTCCCACAGGCCGTCGTGGGCGGGAAAGCAGCCGTAGTAATACGGCTCGCCCAACGTCGTCAGATGTTGGGCGAGCAACGAGAAGTGATAGGCCTCCTCGGCAGCGACCTTGAGCCAGTCGTCGTAATACGCCGGCGGCAGGCCGTCGAAACGCCAGAGGGCATCGAGGGCGAGGTTGATGGCGTTGAATTCGATGTGGGCGAGCGCATGCAGCAGCGCCGCGCGCCCGTCCACCGACGTGACCGCGCGGTGCTTGAGCTCACGGGGCGAGACCAGTGGCGGGGCGTCGGGACGCCCGGGGATGCCGGCTTCGCGCTCGCCATCGCCTGCGCCTTGGTCGTTCACCGCAACGCCGTCGATGCCGCCAGGCGGGCGCCACGGCGCGATCTGGCGCGACGGGTACCAACGCATGGCGCCCGTACGGACGGCGTCGCGCAGCGCGCTCACGCCGGCGGCTTTCTCGTACGGGTCTCGCTGGCGCAGCAAGGCCAGCGCGCGTTCGCGCGCGCAATCGGAATCACTGGAAGCTTTCGGAAGGGCTGGAATGCCGCCAGCAGCGGCGGTCCCCGGGGTGTCGCCGCCGGGCACGGGAGTGAAGTCGGCCATGACGTTACAATAGCAATTTCGTCGATTTTAACCGCGAAGCGAAGCTGCCATGCCGATCTATAAACTTGGAGACAAGACCCCGCAGATCCACGAGAGTGCTTTCGTGGCCGACACCGCGACCATCATCGGCGAGGTGATTCTCGCGGAGAACAGCAGCGTGTGGCCGGGGGTCGCGATCCGCGGCGACAACGAACCGATCCGGGTCGGCGTGGGCACCAACGTTCAGGAAGGCGCCGTGCTGCATGCGGATCCGGGATACCCGCTTACGCTCGCCGAAGGGGTGAGCGTGGGCCATCAGGCCATGCTGCACGGTTGCACGGTGGGAGAGAACTC belongs to Pandoraea pnomenusa and includes:
- a CDS encoding gamma carbonic anhydrase family protein, with the protein product MPIYKLGDKTPQIHESAFVADTATIIGEVILAENSSVWPGVAIRGDNEPIRVGVGTNVQEGAVLHADPGYPLTLAEGVSVGHQAMLHGCTVGENSLVGIQAVLLNGAVIGRDSLVGAGALVTEGKTFPDRSLILGAPAKVVRELTDEEVANLKRNADVYAARRQVFKEQLVRIG
- a CDS encoding L-threonylcarbamoyladenylate synthase; the protein is MSQFFQIHPENPQSRLIKQAAQIIDKGGIVAMPTDSSYALACHIDDKQAVDRLRRIRGLDEKQMLSLLVRDLSELAEFALVDNRQYRLIKATTPGPYVFILEATKEVPRRLSHPSRKTIGLRVPEHAITLALLEALGQPLLATTLILPGETEPMNDPEEIRERLEKQLDLVIDGGACPKEPSTVVDLTVTPPEVLRRGRGSLAPFGLS
- a CDS encoding alpha/beta fold hydrolase; the protein is MLDSRSEFLTVRGLRHHVRQWGTPGAPKLFLLHGWMDVSASFQFVAQTLARRWHLLAPDWRGFGLTDWPVAEGRSESYWFPDYLADLEALLDVYAEPGEAINLIGHSMGGNVACLYAGVRPARVRRLVNLEGFGLPPAPATAAIRQLGRWLDDLQAPPTLRAYASLDDVAARLRRTNPRLTPERAAWLAQRWARRAADGQWHLLADAAHKMANPYPYRLEEAQAVWGNVSAPVLHVEATESDVLQHFAGAQGKDVFRARFEVFPNLTEAFVADAGHMLHHDQPEEVARLIDDFCAT
- a CDS encoding ferritin-like domain-containing protein → MADFTPVPGGDTPGTAAAGGIPALPKASSDSDCARERALALLRQRDPYEKAAGVSALRDAVRTGAMRWYPSRQIAPWRPPGGIDGVAVNDQGAGDGEREAGIPGRPDAPPLVSPRELKHRAVTSVDGRAALLHALAHIEFNAINLALDALWRFDGLPPAYYDDWLKVAAEEAYHFSLLAQHLTTLGEPYYYGCFPAHDGLWEMARRTSGDWLARLALVPRTLEARGLDASPPIKAKLAGAGDSAGAAILDIILRDEIGHVAIGNRWYRWGCERAGCEPIATYARLAAQYNAPRLRGPFNLEARRAAGFDDAELAALQAGA
- a CDS encoding class I SAM-dependent methyltransferase, giving the protein MTDSAVVGTMHGTGAPSAWVVRWAHLIASGARVLDLACGQGRHARWLAARGARVTAVDRDAAALATMSTLANVTTLAADLEGAPWPFAAGETFDAVIVTNYLHRPLFGTIGASVAPGGVLIYETFAQGNEKYGKPSNPLFLLAPGELLDLAGEANLRVAGFEDVTLPAPRAACVQRLCATRAVPGENPASAALYEAAS
- the dapA gene encoding 4-hydroxy-tetrahydrodipicolinate synthase; protein product: MTTQTPIQGSIVAIVTPMAEDGSLDREALRNLINWHVDEGTDGIVIVGTSGESPTVNVEEHCELIEIAVQQTAEAGKSRGRKVPVIAGTGGNSTAEAIELTKHAKQVGADASLQVVPYYNKPTQEGQYQHFRAIAEAVELPVILYNVPGRTVADASNETLLRLAQVPGIIGVKDATGNLDRGIDLIRRAPKSFAVYSGDDLTAVALMLMGGQGNISVTANVAPRAMHELCAAALAGDVAKAREWQFKLFELHRAMFVEANPIPVKWALQQMGMIASGIRLPLTPLAQPYHETVLAALKSANIAVV
- a CDS encoding tryptophan--tRNA ligase; the protein is MYPERVFSGMRPTGRLHLGHYHGVLKNWIQLQSEYPCYFCVVDWHALTTHYETPEVIEQNVWDVLIDWLAAGIDPNQATLFIQSKVPEHAELALLIGMSTPLGWLERVPTYKEQIEKLREKDLSTYGFLGYPVLMAADILLYRALHVPVGEDQVPHVEMTREIARRFNYLYGREAGFEEKALAAAKKLGSKRAKLYLELRTGYQEQGDEEALEQARAMLSESQSLSMGDRERLFGYLEGARKLILVEPQALLTPASRMPGLDGQKMSKSYNNTIGLREDAESITKKVRTMPTDPARVRRTDPGDPDKCPVWQLHQVYSDDDTREWVQKGCRSAGIGCIECKQPVIEGILREQQPMLERAQKYMDDPSLLRAIVADGCEKARKSAQEIMRDVREAMGLQYS
- a CDS encoding 3',5'-nucleoside bisphosphate phosphatase, with protein sequence MLNADLHCHSRVSDGTLAPSEVAQIAFEAGVDLWSLTDHDEVGGQREARAAAQALGMRYVSGVEISITWANRTVHIVGLNIDPDNPTLIDGLAATRGGRATRAQQMSDQLAAAGIPNAYEGALRYVGNPDLISRTHFARYLVEIGKCASVSDVFTKYLAEGRPGFVPHRWATLEESVQWILGAGGIAVVAHPGRYKFSPLEFGALFDRFQALGGEAIEVITGSHTPEQYREYADVARQYGFLASRGSDFHGPTESRALLGKLPPLPDDLTPIWSRWQ
- a CDS encoding site-2 protease family protein, which produces MNADLIQTVAVYALPVLFAITLHEAAHGYVAKYFGDPTAFLMGRVTLNPLKHIDPIGTVLVPLALYFMTSGAFLFGYAKPVPVAFGSLRNPRVDTIWVALAGPLCNFAQAILWAVFGLGLQAAGVHEPFFMMMAQAGLLVNLVMCMFNLFPVPPLDGGRVLVSLLPARAAYTLSRVEPFGFFIVMALVVSGVLGRVWLWPLIQWGRDLIVWMLTPLMSLIS